The Sorangiineae bacterium MSr11954 DNA segment GGCACGCTCGGATGGGCGGCGGGGAGGGCTGGCAACCAAACGGCGACGCCGAAGCCACCTTGATTCGCCGCGGAGGGAGGGTCGATCTGGGCTTGGCAGGCGACGGCGAGGTCGTAGCGCGCCCGAAATCGCGCGAGGATCGGCGACCATTGGGCGGCGAGCTCGCGAGGGAGATAACCGACTTTGCCCCCGAGCATCCAGATCCATACAGCCTGCGGATCGTGCGGATTTTGCGGCTCGGGCACCAGCCACGCCGGCAACACCACGTCCGTTCGCCCATGAACGCTGGCGACGATGCGGCGCATCTGCTCCGGATTGTAAGCCTCACCCACGGCTTCGTGCCGGGCGAGGTTCCCTCCCGCGATCCACACGGCGGACTGCGACTCGACGGTGGTCAGGGTATGAGGAACGCTCATCTCATCGACGTGATGCATCGGACGTCTCCCGTGGCTCCAAAGGCATTTCGCGATCCATCGTCGCGACAAATCCTCTGCGCCAACCATTGTCACTCCCGTTCGATCGTCGAGGTCACGAAAACGGCGCCCGCGAAGCGATGCGTTTGCAAGTTAAGTAGCTGCAATGTAGGTAACCCTACGTTGCTTATCGCCTATATGATGTTTTTACGACGTCTATTGGTTCAGGGGGCCAGCCCTCGCACCATGCGGCGACATCCGCGCCCTCGTCTCGTGCCAGGAGCCATATACCCCGGAGGGTATAGGTTTGGAGCGCACCGGCCTTGCACGGAAGGTGAAGCCGGGCGCTCCAGGCATTTCGGCGAGAGGGCTTCGTTAGGTCGTCAGCGCGAGCTGGATCGCGCGCTCGACGGGGGACGCCTCGCGCTCCGGTCGCAGGGGATCCAGCGGCACGCGGGGCAGCAACGGCGGTTGAGCGAGGAAGCGCGGGGAGCGCCCTCGATGGGGCTGCGCCGCATGCACGAGGAAGGGGTGGCACAGGTACACCGTGCCGGCAGGTCCTGTCGCCCGTGCCTCGGGGCGGTGGGCCGACTCGGCGAACTGCGTGCTTGCGAGCTCGCCGAGGGTCAGCCCCGCCTCGCCGTGGGGAGCGAGCCGGCGGGCGATGTCGAGGTGCGAGCCCACGCGGATACGGGTCGGTGCGTCGTCCTCGCCGGTGTCGGAGAAGAGGAACAGCATGAGCAGCGCGCGCCCCTTCGAGGCGAGGTTCGCGCGCCACTTCATGAAGTCGGCCTCGCCCTCGGCGCCGAAGCTTACGTCGATGTGCCAGCCGCAGTCGCCTGGATCCTCCGCGGATGGGAAGCGGATTGGGAATGTGCCGAGGCCGCCGCGGGGGAGCCACCGCCCTGGACCCACGAGCGCATCGTAGGAGGCGCACAACGTTGGTGTGTTGGCCGCGTCACGGAAAAGAGGGTTCGGGATTTGGTCGATGCGTACGACGGGACGTGTCCACGTCGAGGGATCGTCCTCCATGCAGCCGGTGGCGAGCCACAAGATCCGACGGCACGCGTCGGCGAGATCACGAGGAAAGGCTTCGTCGACCCGAATGAAGCCGTCTGAAATGAATTGATCGATCTGCGCTGCGGACAGCCCGCTAGGATGAGGCATTGAGTTCTCCTGTTGTGTTCCAGCTCGAGGCACACCACCGCGACACCGACGAAGCGCATCGCGGGGAACGGGGAAAGCGCCGGGGACGGCGCTCAGGCGAGCAAGAACACGGAGAACTTCATCATGGGAGCGAGAGCTTACCCGACGGCATGCGCCCCTTCAACGTCGATCGATGCTCTCGCCGAGGTCGCTGCGTGCGCAGGTCCTCGCGGTGCAGCGGAGAGCACGGCTTCGAGGACCGCGCTCCCCGTGACCTCGCGCAATCGACTTCGACGGCGGCTGCCCGATGGCGGTATTGCGTTACAACGGCTTGTGGACCGAGATCCCCTCGCGGCCGGCGATCCAGTCGCGTATGTAGGGATTGAGCTCGCCGTAGAACGATGCCGATACCAAATCGACCAACGCAAAAAGTTCGCCGAGCAAGGGGCCCACATGGTTGTTGTGGGCTTCGGCCGCGTCGGCGTCGGTGTATTCCTCGATGATCGAATAGTGACCGGGTTTTTGCGTGATGTACCACTGGTAGCGCAAGGTTCCCGGCTCGGTCGCGGCGGCGGATGCCAATGCCCGCGCCACCCGCAGGAACTCGGCTTCGTCGGTCTTTACTTTGAGCTCAATCTGCACGAGAAGACTCATTGGTCGATCCTTACTCGGTATCCGCGGAAGCGCAAGAAGCTCGCGTGCACGTCATCATGCGATGCGCATCGCCAATGGGCGCTCGTTCCCAATCGAAGCTATGGCGCGGTGGGAGGTCCGAACCAGGTAGCGAGGGCGTCGCGGAGACCCTGATCCGTGCCGTCTCCGACCCAGGCGACATGTCCGTCGGGCCGGATCAATACGGCGGTGGGGGCCGCGACCGCACCGAGCACGGGGAGCTCCCACATACCCGTGTAGCGCGCGTCGAGCTGCCGAACTCGATTCGCCCATGGAGCGATGTCGAGGGCGCCAGGCTCGCCCAGATTGAGCAATACCGGTCGAGCCTCGTGCAGCAGGGTGAACACGCGCCGCGAGCCGCCCGCGGTGAGCAGGTCGAGATCGGGCATGCGGCGCCCCAGCAGCGGGTGCCCCGTGCCGAAGTCGTAATGAATGTCGAGGCCCGACATCATCGCAGCGCATTGCTTGCGGGGCTCGTCCAGCCGCAGCACCCCGGACATCATCTCGCGCAAGGCCAGGGTACGCTCGTCGCCCCGGTTGAGCGCGGTGAGCGCCAGGGTCGTGCGGAGCACGCGGGCACCGACGGGGTGTCGCTCGGCATGGTACGTGTCCAAGAGGCTCTCGGGTGACGTTCCGGTGACCACCTGGGCGAGCTTCCATCCCAAGTTCACGGCATCCTGCACACCGGTGTTGAGCCCCTGTCCGCCCACGGGGGAATGCACGTGCGCCGCGTCGCCGGCCAAGAGAACCCGTCGGTCTCGGTACGACGCCGCCTGCCGGGCCATATCGGTAAACCGGGAGACGTATGCGGCGCTGTGAAGTCCGTAATCCGTCCCGTAAAGGGCGATGAGCGCCTCGCGGAGATCCTGCAGGGTCGGCTCGTCGCCCCGGCGGACATGCTCTTCGCGCAGCACGACCCGCGCACCCTTCGCGTCCTCCAATTTGCCAATACCATAAACGCCTTTGTCATCCCGCCGGAGGCCCCACGCCGGCTCTTCGGACATCGCGACCTCGCCAATCAAGTAGCTGGTCGACGGATCCCATCCTGGGAAATCGATGCCTGCGCTCTTGCGAACGAGACTGCGACCTCCGTCGCACCCCACCAGGTACTTCGCCCGCATCGATCGGCCGCCTTCGAGCGCGACGTCGACGCCGTCGGGGTCCTGCGCAAAACCCGTGACCGCACGTCCGCGGTACGTCGGCACGGCCAGCTCGGAGACCCACTCGGCCAAGATGCGCTCGATGTGGTTCTGCCAGAGCGCGAGCCCGTAGTTGTGGCGCGTCGGAAAGTCGCGGATGTCGAGCGGGATCTCCTGCGCGAAGGAGGCGATCTGCGTCGTTTGCCCCTGCGAAAGAAAGCGCTCGGCGACCCCTCGCTGATCGAGCACCTCGATGGTGCGTGCGTGCAAACCGCCCGCGCGCGAGCTCGCGAGGTCCTGGTCTTCGCGCCGCTCGACGATGGCGACGTCGACCCCCGAGAGCGCCAACTCGGCCGCCAACATCGAGCCCGTCGGACCTCCTCCTGCGATCACCACCGCGTGCGTTGCCACCGCCCCACTGCGTCCGGATTCATCGTGCATGTTCGAGCCTCCTGTTTCGTTGCTTCTCGCTCGTGGCCCGTGACTGTGCGGCACGACCTGGGGCTTGTCGCAAGCCCCTATGTGTGGCATATATTCGAAGTGGAAAGAGGGGAGGGGCGCGGTCCTTCACCGCTCCACGCGTGGCCCCTCGCGTCGCGCGCCGGTCTCGAATAGTCTCGAAAAGACCGCAGCGCCGTTCAAAACGCTCCAGCTGCGCTAGGATTGGGCGGATGAGGATATCCCATGCGCTGAAAAGTCTTTTTGCTTCGTCCGCCGTTTGCCTCGTGGGTTTTCCATGCTCTTGCCGCGCGCCGTCGCGCACACGTCGAGGAGCCTGCCTTGTTTGGTGATGTCATTGTATTTGGTGTTGGACATAGCGGAACCTCGCTCCTCTCGAAGATGCTCCACACGCTCGGGTGGCAAAGCAACGACGCCGACGAACCTTTTGCCGAGAGCGTTCGAATGCGGGAGCTCAACGGCCAAATCCTGGCGACCGGCCTCACATCGGACATTCGAGCGGCGCAACGAGCCTATTTTCAATCGCTGGAGCGGCCGTTCGCGCTCAAAGACCCCCGCTTCGTCGAGACCCTTCCTCATTGGATATCCGCGGTCCACGAGCTCGACGAGAAGCCGACGCTCTTGATGATTACGCGCGATCGCGAGGCCGTGATCCAGAGCTATCTCGACCGAGGTGAGCTCGTCGATGGCCAGCCCGGAACGCGCGGCCGCACGGTCTCCCAGTTGCTGGATCTCGCGGCCGAGAACTACGAGCGCTGGCCCTTTCGCAAGACGAGCCTGCGCTATGAACGATTGGTCGAAGCGGCCCTGATTGTCAAACAACAGCGCAAGATGAGGCACGATGGGGGACTCTGGCTCTAATCGTCGGGGCGCGTACGATCCGCGGCCATCGCCCCTCGATGAGCACTTCCGGGCTCGCTATGTCACCCTTTCGCAAATGCCGCCGGCGGCCACCTCGGGGCTCCCGCTCGAACGGGACCGGCTCTGGGCCATCGTCCCCATGGCCGAACGGCAGCCGGAGCTGGCGGAGACCATCACCCGGGCCGCCTCCTATTTGAGCCGGCGGCTGCCGCGCGGGCGCGTGCTCTTTCTCGATGGCGGCTCGTGTTCGGAGAATGTCGCGGCGGCGCGCGCGGGGGGCGCGATCGTCCTCGCGCAAGATGCGATCTTCGACGCGATGGATTGGGAAAGGCTCCTTCCGATCCTGAACCTCCGCCGTCGCCCCGTAGGTCGATCCGGCCAGGGCTTCAATGTCTTCGCGGCCCACGTCGCGCTCCATGCGCTCGGCGTGCGCGATGACGATATCGTTTTCCAATGTGACGCCGACGTCCAGAACTACGAAGAGCTCGCGCCGATGGAGCGGCTCCTCGCGGCATGGTCATTGGAAAAGAGCGCCCGGCACGTCAAGCTCGCGCAGCCCGGGCGGAACAACGAGATGACCATGGTCGCCGTGGCCATGCAGCAGCTCTTCTCGTGCCTGGAGCTCCCCTGGATCCCGCCCGCCGTCAAGCAGCTTGGCCACGATGTATTCATGGCGCTCGCGCCCGATAAGTGGCTGACGTGTGGTTTGTACCTCGTCACCGGCGCCATCGTCCGGTCGAGACCCTTTGCGTCCGGCTACCTCGATGCGACGGTGCAGGCCGTGTGGGCTGCGGGGGCCCCGGAGTGCGGGTGGCGGAACGTCCGCTATGTCGAGTGCCCCGTGCGGTGTCGCGATTCCATCAACACCGCGACGAAGGAGACGCTCATCTTGAGCATGGTCGCCCTGTACCTTCAAAGCATGGTGATGCACGGCGTCGCGCCCCACGCGTGGACTACCGATCATATCTTGCGACTCAATCGCAACATGATGCCCAAGCTCGGCGACATCCCGGAGATCGGGGATGCCGCGGGGCCGGTGGCCATCCACCGCATCGACCCCGATCGGCTCATTCCGTCGGTGAGCGCCCTCGGCGAGGAGGGGATCCTCGATGTGGCGCGTGTGGCCGAGATCGTCGCCGGAGCACGGGGGTGAACCCATCGAGCCCGACGCGGCGTGGAGCGCCCGGTCTTTTCGACGTGGGGCACGGAGCGCCGTTGCCGCGGTTTTTGTGGCGGTCCGTGTCCCCGCCGGAGGATACTCCCGTGCGATGATGGGCCGTCGAATCGATCCGAAGTGGCTGCGCCGCGGCATCCTGCTCGTGGCGGTGGGCGCGGCCGCGCACCTTTTCACGAAGCAGGACACGCCGCGCCTCGTCGCCGGCGAGGTGCCCCGCGAGGATCCGTGCGCGGGCTTTGGCGGCTATTTCGAAGGGAAGGGGAAGAGTGACGCCTGGGGCGAATTCGATATCACCGTGAACCTGCGGTGCAAAGGCGATGCGTTCGAAGGCGATGTCTTCGCGGGGCCGGCGGCGCCGATCGTCCGAGCCGTGCCGAATGGGCGGCACATCGAAATCGCGTTCGGCGCCGGCGGCCAGGACAAGCTCGACGTGGAGGCGGATGGGGAAGCGCTTCGGGGGCGCATCTTCGCCGACGGCGAATCCGCGGACATCGCGCTGACGCGCAGGGGCGATGGTCGGCCCCCGCCGCACCTCGATTCGAACGCGGACCAATGGCGCGAGGATCTCCGCTTCCTCGCCGCCGAGCTCCCCAAGCGGCACGCCGCGCCGTTCGCCTTCATGAAGCGCGACGCATACGAAGCCGCCATCGCCGACCTCGAGCGCAAGCTGCCCGAGTCGAACGGCGATGCCGCGTTCGTCGGCTTGAACCGCATCGCCAATGGGGTCGGCGACGGCCACACCTACATCCGCAATCCGCCCGGCTCTCCGCTCTTTGCGATAAAGGTGCGACGCTTTGGCGACGATTACCGGTTGGTCGCCGTCGGCCAAGAAAACGCATCGGCCCGGGGCGCGCGCATCGTACGCATCGATGGAAAACCCATGGCCGAGGTGAGGGAGCTCCTTTGGTCGCTCACCCCCGCCGACGAAAATCCGAGCCTCCGCGAGGAGCGCCTCTTCGATCTGCTCGAGAGCGGCCTGGCGCTCCATGGAGCCGGTGTGCTGGCGGCGCGCGATCGCGCCACATTCGCCCTCGAGGATGGCTCCGGCCGTGCCTTCGAGGCCGTCTTTCGGGCCACGGAGGCGAAGGCGACCGCGTGGGCCTTCGACCATGCGCCGCTCTACCGCCAGAGGCCGGACGAGACGTTTTGGTTCGAGTGGCTCCCCGCGCCGCATTCTCGTGTTCTGTATTGCAGCTTTCGCAAGTACGCCGATCTGGAGCGCCATGGTGCGGCGCTGATGAGGGCCATCGACGAACGAAAGCCCGAAAAGCTGATCATCGATCTGCGCCTGAATCATGGCGGCAACTTCATCGAGGGCGTGAAGTATATCGTCGCGCCCCTCGCGCAGCGGCCGCTCGTCAATCGAAAGGGCCATTTGTTCGTCTTGGTCGGCGCCGAGACCTTCTCCGCCGCCATGAGCAACGCTTCGCACTTTCGCGCGATGACGGCGGCCACCTTGGTCGGACAACCCATCGGCGAGAAGCCGAACAGCTACCAAGAGCCGAGCGAGGTCAAGCTGCCCAACTCCGGCCTGGTCCTGCGCTACTCCACCCGCTTCTATGCGTTTCTTCCGGGCCTCGCCGACGGCGGTGTCTCGGGGGTGGTGAACATTCCTCCCGAAGGAAAGAACGTGATCCTCCCCGATCGGATCATCGACACCTCGTGGGCCGACTTCGAGGCCGGGCGCGATCCGGTGCTCGCCGGGGTGCTCGAGGCGCACGGCGCGTCAAGCCGCTTCCCCGCGAGCCCGTAAGACGGCCGGGGCGCGCGCGCGGATCCAGTCGACGAACGCGCGGAGCTGCGGCGGCATCATGGTGCGCTCGCCGTAGACGAGAAAGATGGCGCCATCGACCCGGAGTCGATCCGCGAGCACGACGGCCAGCTCCCCGCGCTGGATGTGCGGATCGGCCAGACGGTTCGGCAGGAGCGCGATCCCGAGCCCGCGCACGCAGAGCTGCGTGAGCAGGTGCGGATCGTCGGAATGGACCGCTCCGCGCACGGCGACCGTGCGCTTGCCCGCGGGCCAGTGCGTGCGCGGCTTCATCCGCGCGTCGAGGCCGAGGAGGCAACGATGTTCCTTGAGATCGCGGAGCGACGTCGGGGCTCCGTAGCGCGCGAGGTAGCTCGGCGCGGCGGCGGCGACGAGGCGCGCGGGCGCGAGCCGTCGCGCGACGAGCCCGGGGGCGATCTTCGCGCTCGCGCGGATGGCGACGTCGATGCCGTCGCGTTGGAGGTCGACACTGCGGTCGGACACGTGCACGAGCAGGCGCACCGTTGGATGGGCGACGATGAAGTCGGCGAGCACGTCTGCGAGCGCGGCCGCGCTGGCACGGCCGAGCGAGACCCGCACATCGCCTCGAATGTCGTCGTCGCGGCGGCGGACGCTCGCCTCGGCCGCGATCGCGGCGTCGACGACGAGGTGGGCGTGGCGGAGGAGCTCGCGGCCGGCGTCCGTGACCGCCATGGACCGGGTGGTGCGGGCGAGGAGGCGGACACCGAGCTTCGCCTCCAGCCCGGCGAGGCGGCGGCTGACGGTGGCGCGCGGCAACCGGAGCTCGGTCGCGGCGCGCGCGAGCGATTGCGTCGCCACGATCCGGGTGAAGACGAGCAGTTCTTCCGTGTCCAGCATTTGGATCAATTATGGATCGCTGAGT contains these protein-coding regions:
- a CDS encoding HIRAN domain-containing protein, with amino-acid sequence MHHVDEMSVPHTLTTVESQSAVWIAGGNLARHEAVGEAYNPEQMRRIVASVHGRTDVVLPAWLVPEPQNPHDPQAVWIWMLGGKVGYLPRELAAQWSPILARFRARYDLAVACQAQIDPPSAANQGGFGVAVWLPALPAAHPSVPRPPPPVAARPAVAVSPRPAPAAPPSEQLSKTLAALAAAKKELESVEEALEVQSFGFYRPRYGFESSAEYVARLKAIKDEQQALIKTDKAAP
- a CDS encoding phytanoyl-CoA dioxygenase family protein yields the protein MPHPSGLSAAQIDQFISDGFIRVDEAFPRDLADACRRILWLATGCMEDDPSTWTRPVVRIDQIPNPLFRDAANTPTLCASYDALVGPGRWLPRGGLGTFPIRFPSAEDPGDCGWHIDVSFGAEGEADFMKWRANLASKGRALLMLFLFSDTGEDDAPTRIRVGSHLDIARRLAPHGEAGLTLGELASTQFAESAHRPEARATGPAGTVYLCHPFLVHAAQPHRGRSPRFLAQPPLLPRVPLDPLRPEREASPVERAIQLALTT
- a CDS encoding antibiotic biosynthesis monooxygenase, which translates into the protein MSLLVQIELKVKTDEAEFLRVARALASAAATEPGTLRYQWYITQKPGHYSIIEEYTDADAAEAHNNHVGPLLGELFALVDLVSASFYGELNPYIRDWIAGREGISVHKPL
- a CDS encoding FAD-dependent monooxygenase; this encodes MHDESGRSGAVATHAVVIAGGGPTGSMLAAELALSGVDVAIVERREDQDLASSRAGGLHARTIEVLDQRGVAERFLSQGQTTQIASFAQEIPLDIRDFPTRHNYGLALWQNHIERILAEWVSELAVPTYRGRAVTGFAQDPDGVDVALEGGRSMRAKYLVGCDGGRSLVRKSAGIDFPGWDPSTSYLIGEVAMSEEPAWGLRRDDKGVYGIGKLEDAKGARVVLREEHVRRGDEPTLQDLREALIALYGTDYGLHSAAYVSRFTDMARQAASYRDRRVLLAGDAAHVHSPVGGQGLNTGVQDAVNLGWKLAQVVTGTSPESLLDTYHAERHPVGARVLRTTLALTALNRGDERTLALREMMSGVLRLDEPRKQCAAMMSGLDIHYDFGTGHPLLGRRMPDLDLLTAGGSRRVFTLLHEARPVLLNLGEPGALDIAPWANRVRQLDARYTGMWELPVLGAVAAPTAVLIRPDGHVAWVGDGTDQGLRDALATWFGPPTAP
- a CDS encoding S41 family peptidase, encoding MMGRRIDPKWLRRGILLVAVGAAAHLFTKQDTPRLVAGEVPREDPCAGFGGYFEGKGKSDAWGEFDITVNLRCKGDAFEGDVFAGPAAPIVRAVPNGRHIEIAFGAGGQDKLDVEADGEALRGRIFADGESADIALTRRGDGRPPPHLDSNADQWREDLRFLAAELPKRHAAPFAFMKRDAYEAAIADLERKLPESNGDAAFVGLNRIANGVGDGHTYIRNPPGSPLFAIKVRRFGDDYRLVAVGQENASARGARIVRIDGKPMAEVRELLWSLTPADENPSLREERLFDLLESGLALHGAGVLAARDRATFALEDGSGRAFEAVFRATEAKATAWAFDHAPLYRQRPDETFWFEWLPAPHSRVLYCSFRKYADLERHGAALMRAIDERKPEKLIIDLRLNHGGNFIEGVKYIVAPLAQRPLVNRKGHLFVLVGAETFSAAMSNASHFRAMTAATLVGQPIGEKPNSYQEPSEVKLPNSGLVLRYSTRFYAFLPGLADGGVSGVVNIPPEGKNVILPDRIIDTSWADFEAGRDPVLAGVLEAHGASSRFPASP
- a CDS encoding LysR family transcriptional regulator; the protein is MLDTEELLVFTRIVATQSLARAATELRLPRATVSRRLAGLEAKLGVRLLARTTRSMAVTDAGRELLRHAHLVVDAAIAAEASVRRRDDDIRGDVRVSLGRASAAALADVLADFIVAHPTVRLLVHVSDRSVDLQRDGIDVAIRASAKIAPGLVARRLAPARLVAAAAPSYLARYGAPTSLRDLKEHRCLLGLDARMKPRTHWPAGKRTVAVRGAVHSDDPHLLTQLCVRGLGIALLPNRLADPHIQRGELAVVLADRLRVDGAIFLVYGERTMMPPQLRAFVDWIRARAPAVLRARGEAA